The genome window CGACAAAGTGATGCTCAGTTCCAGACTATGCCGCCCTGTCTGAGCTGGATTTGTAGTCAGAATTTTATTGGTGCTGGTATCGCCACTTTGTAGCCGGGTTAAGGCAGTTTTTAGCTGGGCCTTACTTTCTGTACTCAGCAAAGAATCGACTGGTTGGCCTAAAAGTTGTTCTTTAACTGTATCAAACAAGCGGGCTGCGGATAGATTACAGTCCATAATGACACCGTCTGTTCTGAGCAGCATGCAGCCAGTGGCTGCCATCTCAAAAAACATCCGGTAGCAGCTTAATTCATGGCCTGATTCCAATTCATTGGCTTTGAGTTGCTCAAGCTGCATATCAAGTTCTACCTGATAAGTTTGTAATTCGTGCAGCAGCTTAAGTCCATCAACAGCGGTATCAGGTGAACTACTTAGCTTGTAAAGCACTGAAAGTGCATCGGCACTGGCGGTTACGATGTCGCTGCACTGAGCTGTGCCATTTTTGAGCCTGTCGCTGGCTTGCTGGCGTAATAAATTAGAGCTTTCGGGAGTATGATTGAAGTCAGACATACAAATCTCCATTTTGATAGACGATCATGTACCGCGCTTGCTGTCACAAGTGGACGGCGGACAGAAGGCCATCTGCGTCTGGCTTCCCTTAAAATAGGTGACTGCTCAGGAGTATAGACCTATTCGTTAACGTCATGCACTGATTAACGCTACAGGATGGAGAATAGGAGGGGATGAACCTTGTCTGGTTTTGTGTTTATCGAATAGACGGGCGGGCACAAGGCCCACCCCTACAGTGGCTAATTTTTTGCTTTTTTAACAATATCGCGCACATCTTTTAGCAGTTGCTGCGCATCGTACACCACACCATCTTTAATGGTGTAACGCACACCTTTGCTGCGCTCTGGTTCGTTATTGTCGTTGAGTCTGTAATGGCCTGTGCCATACAGCACTTTAAAGTTGGCCAGTGGGTTTTCTGCCACTATCAGCATATCGGCTTTTTTACCCGGTACTAAGCTGCCTATATCTTTCTCCATACCTAAAGCCTGAGCGCCATTTAACGTAGCGACCTGTATCACTTCCAGCGGATTAAAGCCTGCTTCACGCAGCAGTTCCAACTCCTGAATATAGGCAAAGCCATAAATTTTATAGATGTAACCCGCATCAGACCCTGCGGTCACCCGGCCGCCATGGTTTTTGTAGTCATTTAAAAACTGGAACCAGATGCGGTAGTTTTCGCGCCAGGCTATTTCCTGATCGGTGGTCCAGTCAAACCAAAACGAACCATGGGCATAACGGTTAGGTTTAAAGAAGTTACTCAGTGTTGGTAAGGTGTAGTCCTGATGCCATTCAGCATTACGTTGGGCGCTGGCGTCCCTTGTCGCCTCATAAATGGTCAGGGTAGGGTTGATGGTAAAGTCCAGTTTGATCAGTTCATCCCGCACTACATTCCATTTTTCTGAACCAGGCGCTGCGGCTTGTTTCCATAACAAGCCTGCGTTAGCAAATCTGTCTTGTTCGTTCTGATAGTTGTAATTGGCAGGATAATTCTGGATTACCTGACCAGTAAACAGCGCTTCAGGTAAACCATACCAATGCTCCATCGAGGTTAAACCCATACGGGCGCTATCCAGTGCGTTAGTACCCATCACGTTGAGCTGAGCATGGTGCATCATAGTGCCAAGCTGTTGTTTTTTCGCTTCATCCAAAGCGGCCGAAATAATAGCTGGGGTAGAGCCAAAAAATTTAATACCAGCGGCGCCTGAGTCTTTAATATCCCGCACCCAATCTCTTGCTTGTTCCGGGCTGAATACAGGTTTACTCAGGCCCTGACCAAAGCCGACATAAGGCACGATACGAGGCGCGACTATGCTGTTTTTTTCTGAAGCTTTGACATGGCGCATAGTCCAGTCCACACCATTAAAGCTGCCGGGTTCCCGCACTGTGGTAATGCCATGAGCCAGCCAGAGTTTAAATACATATTCGGCCGGAGTGCCGTTGGCAGAACCACCAATATGGCCATGCATATCAATAAAACCCGGCAGAATATACATGCCACTGACATCCATTTCCTGATCGCCAGCTTGCGCCTTAGGTCTGCCTTCTGGCAACACGGGCACGCCCGGATTTCCGACAGCGGTAATTTCGGTGATGCGATCCTGTTCAATCACTATATCCACAGGCCCAACAGGAGGCGCACCTTCACCGCTGATATAAGTACCACCACGCAAAATCAGTCGTTTATAGGGGCCTTCGCCTCTGTCCCGTTCTGGTGCTGAAGGGGTTCGTTCTGCTGTGTTTGCTGCTGAATAGGCAGGCTGACCAGCTAGTGCCAGCACTAAAGCTGTGCCGATGAAAGGCAGAATGCGCATAGTTTTTCCTTATTTTTTTTATGTTGCATAGGCTGTAAATCACTATGGCAAGGTGCAGAGCAAGCTGCAACTGAATAGGTTTAATCGGGGTATTGCAGCGATAATCAGCTTCGTGTCGGGTAGGTCTCCGGGGTTTTAGTTCCTGATTTTCTTTGTTTTGTTAATGACGAATATAAGTCAATTCGCATATACTTGTATGCCTTCGTGGCCGACCTGCACACAACAAAATAATAGTGGAGAGCCTTTTTGAATACTACGAAATTACCAGTCCAGCGTTTTGCAACCCGAGTCAGTTTAGTGGGCGCAGCTATAGCTGCAGCTTTGTCCTCTATGGCATGGGCACAAGAACCAGCACAACCCACAGATGAAGACCAAATTGAAACCATTCAGGTAACAGCCACCAAACGTACTCAGGTGATTTATGAAGTGCCTTTAGCCATCAGTGCTTTTAGTGGTGATGCGTTAGCTGAGCAGGGCATCAGCGACCTGAC of Rheinheimera sp. MM224 contains these proteins:
- a CDS encoding PAS domain-containing protein — translated: MSDFNHTPESSNLLRQQASDRLKNGTAQCSDIVTASADALSVLYKLSSSPDTAVDGLKLLHELQTYQVELDMQLEQLKANELESGHELSCYRMFFEMAATGCMLLRTDGVIMDCNLSAARLFDTVKEQLLGQPVDSLLSTESKAQLKTALTRLQSGDTSTNKILTTNPAQTGRHSLELSITLSPDRRAIMMMVTDEEPKLVN
- a CDS encoding amidohydrolase family protein, producing the protein MRILPFIGTALVLALAGQPAYSAANTAERTPSAPERDRGEGPYKRLILRGGTYISGEGAPPVGPVDIVIEQDRITEITAVGNPGVPVLPEGRPKAQAGDQEMDVSGMYILPGFIDMHGHIGGSANGTPAEYVFKLWLAHGITTVREPGSFNGVDWTMRHVKASEKNSIVAPRIVPYVGFGQGLSKPVFSPEQARDWVRDIKDSGAAGIKFFGSTPAIISAALDEAKKQQLGTMMHHAQLNVMGTNALDSARMGLTSMEHWYGLPEALFTGQVIQNYPANYNYQNEQDRFANAGLLWKQAAAPGSEKWNVVRDELIKLDFTINPTLTIYEATRDASAQRNAEWHQDYTLPTLSNFFKPNRYAHGSFWFDWTTDQEIAWRENYRIWFQFLNDYKNHGGRVTAGSDAGYIYKIYGFAYIQELELLREAGFNPLEVIQVATLNGAQALGMEKDIGSLVPGKKADMLIVAENPLANFKVLYGTGHYRLNDNNEPERSKGVRYTIKDGVVYDAQQLLKDVRDIVKKAKN